The genomic window TCGCGGTGACGCGCCCGGACGGCATCGAGTTGGCCGCTCTCGCGTAGCTTCTCCACGGCGTACTCACGGATCGTCTCCAGCATCCGATAGCGCGTACGGTCGGCTCCGCTGTCCGCCAGCACCAGTGACTTGTCCACCAGCAACGTCAGCTGATCCAGCACTTGGTAGCGCTGCACAACGGTGCTCCCGCACACCGCCAGGGCGGCGTCCAGGTCGAAACTGCCCACGAACACGGCAAGCTCGCGGAACAACACGCTTTCGGTCTCGGTGAGCAGCGAATACGACCAGTCCACCGACGCCCGTAAAGTCTGCTGGCGGCGCACTGCCGTGCGGGCACCGCCGGTCAGCAGCTCGAAACGATCGCGCAGGCTATCGCGAATCTCGACGGCGGACAGCGCACGGATCCGGGCGGCGGCGAGCTCGATGGCCAGCGGCATCCCGTCCAGGCGCCGGCATATTTCGGTGATGGCCTCGACGTTGTGGTCGGTGACGGTGAAGTCCGGCCGCACTTGACACGCGCGGTCGGTGAACAACGCGACGGCTTCGTTTTCCAGCGGAAGCGACGGGACTTGCCAGTTCACTTCGGCGGCGGTACGTAACGGTTCGCGACTGGTGGCAAGCAACCTCAGCCCGGGGGACCGGCTCAATAGTGCGTCGACCACCGCCGCGGCCGCGCCCAGCAGATGCTCACAGTTGTCCAGCACGATCAGCACCTCGCCGTCGGCGAGGCGCGCGGCGAGGCAGTCGATGGCGGGGCGTCCGGGTTGGTCGTGCAACCCCACTGTCGCGGCGACGGCACCGGCAACGAGGTCCGGATCGCTGATCGGGGCCAGATCGACGAAGTAGACAGGCCGGCGGAATTCGGTCGCGAGGTCCGAAGCCAGCTGTACCGCCAGTCGAGTCTTGCCGACACCGCCGGCGCCCGTCAACGTCACCAACCGGTGAACTCCGAGAAGTGTTCGCAGCTCGCTCAATTCGGCGGCGCGCCCGACAAAGCTAGTCAGCGACAACGGAAGTGGTTGCTTGATCAGGCTCTGCGCCGAACGCAGCGGCGGAAAAGCGACCCGCAAATCGGGGTGACACAACTGCAGGATGCGCTCGCGACGCGCTATGTTGCGCAGCTCATGGCTACCCAGGTCGGCCAGCCAGGCCCCGGCCGGGAGGTGGTCCACCACGAGTTGCTCCGTCGCTGCGGTCAGCAGGATTTGACCCCCGTGTCCCAGGTCCCGGACGCGAGCTGTTCGATTGATCGTGGGGCCGATGTAGTTGGCGTCATCGCGCAGCTGTATCTCGCCGCTGTGGATCCCGATGCGCAGGCGGATGGGTGCGAGCGGTGCGCGTTGCAGGTCTAACGCGCATGCTATGGCGTCGCTGGCTCGGGTGAATGCGATGACGAAGCTGTCACCCTCGCCCTGTTCGACCGGGCGCACACCGTTGTGTGCACGGGTGAGCCGCACCAAGGAAGCGTCCAGCCGGGCCACGGCGGACCCCATTGTTTCCGGTCGTGTTTGCCACAATCCGGTCGACCCTTCGATGTCGGCCAGCAGCAACGTCACGGTTCCGGTTGGTAATCCGGTCATGCCCGGCTCGCTCCGGTACACCGACATCGTGCGCTCGCCGGGATCGGGTTCACCCATGCATGCCAGCATGCGTCGCGCCAGCGCGGCATCGCATCAGCATAAATGCGTAGACACCGCCAAGCGACGACTTGAGCGCAAATTACGCGATCACACCAATGCTGCCCGGCAGACCAAAGCGGCATAGTCGACGAACCGACATCTCGAGGGGAAATGCCATGACACAACAACTTCGCGGCAGCGGGCCCGCCGTTGACGCTGTGATTGCGGGTAACTGGGATCGGCGCTTCGCCGGGCTCGCCGACGCCTTTGCCGAAGAACTCACCAGCGGGGGTGAACTCGGTGCATCCATCGCCGTGGACATCGACGGCGAAATGGTCGTCGACATGTGGGGCGGCTATGCCGATCAGGCTCGCTCCAAGCAATGGGACCAGGACACCATCGTCAACGTCTTCTCCAGCACCAAGAACCTCACCGCTTTAGCGGCGCTGATCCTGATTGATCGCGGCATGCTGGATCCCTACGCGCCGGTCGCCAGGTATTGGCCGGAATTCGCCGCTAACGGAAAGCAGCACATTGAAGTGCGGCACGTGCTCAGCCACACCTCCGGTATTTCCGGGTGGGAGATGCCGTTCGTCATCGAGGACGTGTACGACTGGGCGAAGTCGACCTCGCGGCTCGCCGCTCAGCAACCCTGGTGGGAGCCCGGAACCGCGTCCGGCTACCACGTGCTCACCAGCGGCCACCTGATCGGGGAGCTGATCCGCCGGATCAGCGGCATGGCGTTGAAGGAATTCGTGCGCACCGAAATCGCAGAGCCACTGGGCGTGGACGTGCAAATCGGCGCGCGGCCCGAAGACGACAGCCGCATCGCCGAGTTGGTGCCGCCACCACCGCTGGACGTGCCACTCGACCTGGTACCTGAGGACCAACCGATGCGGAAGACCTTCGCGCTTCTGAGCCCGAATTCCGAAGCGGCGCTGATCGCGCAGTCCACCGCTTGGCGGCGCGCGGACATCGGATCGGCCAACGGCCACGCCAACGCACGTTCCTTGGCGCGCTCGTTATCGCCGATCTCACTGGGGGGCAGCGGACTTGGACGCGGCTTGCTCCGCCCGGAGACGATCGACCTGATCTTCGAGGAACAGGCGAACGGGATCGACTTGGTGCTTGGCATGCCCGCACGCTGGGGCATCGGCTACGCGCTGCCAAACCCGGAAGCGGTACCTGACATTCCCAACGGAAGAATCTGCTACTGGGGCGGCTGGGGCGGCTCCGTGGTGATCATGGACCTCGAGCGCCGCATGACGTTCGCCTACGCCATGAACAAGATGGGTCAAGTCACCTCCGCGGGATCAGACCGCACAGTGAAATACACCCGATTGGTGTATGAAGCCGCGCAGGCAACCTCCTAGCCGGCGAAGAAGTCGAGCAGCAACCCATTGACCACCGAGGGCTGCTCGATCTGCGGGCAATGCCCGGCACGGTCAACAACGACCGAACGCCCGCCTGGGATCGCTGCGGCGATCTGTGCCGCCCAACCCGCCGGCAGCAACTTGTCGTTGCCGCCCTCCACGACCAGGGTCGGCACTTTGATCCGCTCGTACGCCCGTGCACTGGACGGGGCAGCGGGCGGGGCGGCACCGGGACGCCGAAACCGCGCTGCTGCCACCGCCTCCCAAGCGCCCGGCGCGACACTTGACTCGAAGCGGCGACGCACATACTCCTCGTCAGCGGGGTACCCGGCGTCGTAGAACAACGCCTCGACGATGCTACGCATCCCCGTCAGAGATGCGTCGTATTGCTGCAGCGCCTCGAAGTGCCGGTTCTGTTGAATCTCCCCGCCGCCACAAATGATCACCATGCTGCGCACCGGCAGCAACGGCTGTGCAGATGTCGCGTCGGTGAGCAGATTGATTGCCCCCATGGAATTTCCGACGAAGTGGGCCGTGCCGACGCCAAGTAGCTCGCAGAACCGCGCGACGTGCCGAATCCGCATCGCTCGGCTGGCGACGAAGTCGATCACCTTCGCCGATTGACCGAACCCGAGTTGGTCGGGCGCCAACACCCGATAGCGCTCGGCGAGCGCGTCGATGTTGCGTTCCCAGCCAAGCTCGGCGCTGGCGCCAAATTCACCGCCATGCAACAACACCACCGGGTCGCCATGTCCAGCCTCCAGATAGCTGGTCACCAAGCCGTCGACGAGAACGGTCTTGCGGTCGATCATTTGAGGGCGATGGGATTGACCGGCGATCCGACGGCGCCGGTGATTCTCAGCGGCGGTGCGACGAGTTGAAACTCGTAGACACCGTCGGCCGCGCAGTCGTCGGCCAACGCGGTGAGATCCCAGTACTCGCCGAGCATCAACCCCATATCGCGCAAGCACAGCAGGTGCAGAGGTAAGAAAGCACCGTCGACATCGGGCACCAGATCTTCCACCTGCAAATTGTCGGAAGCAACCGCCGCGACTTCATGGTCGTGCAGCCACGACGCGCACCGCCAGTGCAGTCCGGAGAAGGGCTCCGTCTTGTTGCCGGTCTGCAGAAATCTCGTCCACCAGCCTGTGCGGATCAGCACTATGTCCCCGCGCTCGATGGTCACGCCCTGCGCCCGAACCACATCGTCCAATTCATCCGGGGTGATCGGGTTGCCTTGTTCGAGAAACACATTGGCTCCCCGATGACGGACGAGATCGAGCAGCACTCCTCGCGAGGTGATGCCCTTGGCGTCGACCTTGTCGATGCCGCAGTGGTATGCGCCCAGGCTCGTCACTGACCCAGCCGGATACCCGTTGTAGAGCTTGTCTTCGTAATAGACGTGCGACAGCGCATCCCACTGGGTGGCCGCCTGCACCGGCATGATGATCATGTCTTCGTTGAAGCGGAAAAGGTTGTCGACGAGGTAGCCACCTATCTGCTTGGCCGTCGGGTTCTGCGCCCAGCCTGGCCCGTATTGGGCCAGCGTATTCACGTCGCCACCGTCCACCGTCATCACCAGGATGGGATTGTGCCGGAACTGAAAAGCGCCCTGCGGACCCGAGGATCCGAAATCGACCCCCAGCGGGAAGACTTTGCCGTGCCGCACCAGGCTCGCGGCTTGCTGCACTTTCTCGGCGGTGATGAAATTCAGCGTGCCGAGTTCGTCGTCGTCACCCCACCGTCCCCAATTACTGAGATCTTTTGCAATGCGGCGGAACTCGGTCATGCTGGCCATGGCTACCCTTCCTCGAGTTCACGGGCGATCGCCGCACCCAAGTTTCCGCCGTCTACCCATACGACTTGGCCCGAAATGTAACCGGCGGCATCGCTATTGAGGAACGACAGGACCGCCGCCTGCTCGGCGGCATCCGATACCCGGCCCAGGGGTTTGGGTATGTCGTCGAGGAAGCCTTGCCCGTAGGCGGTGCGCAACTGGTCCAGAATCGGTGTCTCGGTGACACCCGGCCCGGTGCAGTTGATTCGAATGCCACGTGCACCCAGGGCGGTGGTCATTTGCATGCTGTACAGGATGATGGCTTCCTTGGACAATTGGTAGCCCGTCCCCACGGCTTCGGGGTGGCGCCGGCACCAGTCGATGCCGTCTTGCATGGTGGTGGTGCGCAACAGCGGCGCCACCTCCTGCAGATGCTCCCGGTACTGTGCCGCAGCCAGCGAGGACACGCTGACGATGGCCGACCCCGCCGACATCTTCGGAATCAGCGCCTCGGTGAGTTGACGCAAGCCCAAAAAGTTGACCGTGACGACCAGTAAGGGATCACCGATGCCCGACGACACGCCGGCCACGTTGAACAACGCGTCGATGGGGCCCTCGAGAGCAGCCACGGCGTCCTCGATCGAGGCCGGGTCGGCGAGGTCAATCTCGTGGAAGTCGTTCAACCCCAACGCTGGCGGGCGTCGATCCAGACCGATGACCTGCGCACCGAGCTCGGTGAGCTGGCGCACCAGCTGCGCGCCGATGCCTGAGGCACATCCGGTTACTACGGCACGGCGACCGTCGTAGCGCCACCGCGCGTCACAGCCATCCAACGGGCTGCCTCGGCAGGTCTTCGCGTGTCACTTACCTTGCTGCTCTTTCAATCGCTGCGCCGCCTGAACCCGGCCTTCGTTGATCTCGGCCATGGCCTCCGGGATCTCACTAGCGGTGAACTTACCTCCGCGACCGGTCGGCAGACCGCCGAACGAGTAGTGTTCGTCGAATGGTGGTGCGGTCGATTCGGGTCGGCGAGCTTCGACTTTCTCGATGACGGGCGCCAACCGCGTTTTCTTCTCGGCCACCGCTTTTTCGTCGCGTTCGATGAACTCGGGCAGCACCTCTTTACCCATCAATTCGATGGATTCCATGGTGCCCTCGTGGCTGCGCGGGTTGAGCAACAGGATGATTTCGTCGACACCGCTTTCCTCATAGCCGCGCAGAAATTCGCGCACCGTGGCCGGTGAGCCGATGGCGCCGCGGCCCGGGCCGTACGCCAGCGTCGGGTCCTTCTCCACCTCTTCCAGGTAGCGGTCCCAAACCCCGGTCCGCCCTGGGGTGTGCACACCGGTCATGTAGTAGTGCATGATGCCGAACGAGAAGAACCCGCCGCCTTTGCCAAGCCGATCGAGGGCCTGTTCGTCGGTCTTGGCGACCATCATCGACAAGTCCCCACCGATGGCCAGGATGTTCGGGTTGATTTGCGGCGTGACCGGAACCCCACTCTCCTCGAATTCCTTGTAGTAGCCGTTGACCCGCTCGGTGAGGGGTCCGGGGCCGGTATAGGCGAAACTCAATGCGCCGATGCACTTTTGCGCCGCCATCTGTACGCTGGCCGGCCGCGTGCACGCTACCCACACCGGTGGATGCGGCTTCTGCATGGGCTTGGGGATGACGTTTCGGGCCGGCATCTCGACGTGATTGCCCTTGAAACCGGAGAACGGCTCCTCGATCATGCAACGGATCGCCACCTCGAGCGCTTCCTCCCACTGCGCGCGTTTGTCCGCGGGATCGATATTGAAACCGCCCAATTCACCCACCGACGACGATTCTCCGGTGCCGAACTCCACACGACCGTTGGACAGCAGGTCAAGGGTGGCGATGCGCTCGGCCACTCGGGCGGGATGGTTCACCGCCGGCGGCAGGTGCATGATGCCGAATCCGAGCCGGATGTTCTTGGTCCGCTGACTTGCCGCAGCCAGGAAGATCTCCGGCGCGGTGGAATGGCAGTATTCCTCGAGGAAGTGGTGCTCGGTGAGCCAGACGGTGGAGAACCCTGCCCGGTCGGCGGCCTCGACCTCGTCCAGGCACTCCTGCAGTAATGCCCGTTCGTCGTCGGGCTGCCAGGGTCGCGGCAGGGCGAACTCGTAGAACAGCGAAATCTTCATTGCTACCTCCTAGGAGAATCAAGGGTCCGTGTAGCGCCGTGAGCGGCAAGGTGTTTGGCCGCGACGAAACCGAAGGTCATCGCTGGACCGATGGTTGCCCCGGCGCCCGCGTAGCTGCGGCCCATCACCGCCGCCGACGTGTTACCCACCGCGTAGAGTCCGGGCACGACGGTGTCGTCGGCCCGCAGCACCCGGGCATATTCGTCGGTGCGCAGACCGCCCGAAGTGCCCAGGTCACCCAGGACGATTCGGAAGGCGTAGTACGGCGGGTCACCCAACGGATACAGGTTGGGGTTGGGCAGGGTCGGGTCACCGTAGTAGTTGTCGTAGACGCTGTCGCCGCGATTGAAGTCATCGTCGTGACCGCTGCGCGCCAACTCGTTGAAGCGCGAGGCGGTTTGGCGCAACGCGGCGGCCGGAACGCCGATCTTGGCCGCCAGTTCATCCCAGCTCGTGGCGGCTTTGACCACCCCCGACTCGAGCCAGGCCGGCGGTATCTTGCGGCCGGTCGGCACCGGGGCTCCGGGGACTTTCGGGATGGGCAGGTGCCCACCGATCACATATCGGTTGAAGGAGCGGTGATCGGTGATCAGCCAGCACGGGATGTGCGTGACACCGCACTTCTGGCCATCGATCATCGCGTGGCCGAAGTCCATGTACGGCGCCGCCTCGTTGACGAAGCGCTTGCCCGCACCGTTGACGATGAATTGAGCTGGCATCATCCGCTCGTTGAGCATGAATTGCATGCGGCCGTCGGGCCATTGCATGGCGGGGAACCACCACGCCTCGTCGAGCAGGTCGGCGGCCGCACCGACTTGCTGGCCGGCCCGGATGCCGTCGCCCATGGCCGCCGGATTGCCGAAGCTCCAGTCCTGCTCCACCGCAGGCTGGTGTTCTTTGCGCCAAGCCAAGTCGTGGTCGAATCCGCCGGTGGCCAGGACAACCCCGCACCGCGCCCCGATCCGCTCGACACCGCCGCCCCGATGGACCACTGCCCCCGTCACGGAACCTCCTGTATCCGTCAGCAGTTCGGCCATCGGGGCATCCAGCCACAGCGGGATGCCGCGGTCGCGCATGGCCAGTCGCAACCGCGCCGCCAGGGACTGGCCGATCGCCGCCATGCGCTCGTTGAACACTCTGGCGCGGACCATTCGGGTGATCAGC from Mycobacterium kubicae includes these protein-coding regions:
- a CDS encoding cyclase family protein; the protein is MASMTEFRRIAKDLSNWGRWGDDDELGTLNFITAEKVQQAASLVRHGKVFPLGVDFGSSGPQGAFQFRHNPILVMTVDGGDVNTLAQYGPGWAQNPTAKQIGGYLVDNLFRFNEDMIIMPVQAATQWDALSHVYYEDKLYNGYPAGSVTSLGAYHCGIDKVDAKGITSRGVLLDLVRHRGANVFLEQGNPITPDELDDVVRAQGVTIERGDIVLIRTGWWTRFLQTGNKTEPFSGLHWRCASWLHDHEVAAVASDNLQVEDLVPDVDGAFLPLHLLCLRDMGLMLGEYWDLTALADDCAADGVYEFQLVAPPLRITGAVGSPVNPIALK
- a CDS encoding coniferyl-alcohol dehydrogenase codes for the protein MDGCDARWRYDGRRAVVTGCASGIGAQLVRQLTELGAQVIGLDRRPPALGLNDFHEIDLADPASIEDAVAALEGPIDALFNVAGVSSGIGDPLLVVTVNFLGLRQLTEALIPKMSAGSAIVSVSSLAAAQYREHLQEVAPLLRTTTMQDGIDWCRRHPEAVGTGYQLSKEAIILYSMQMTTALGARGIRINCTGPGVTETPILDQLRTAYGQGFLDDIPKPLGRVSDAAEQAAVLSFLNSDAAGYISGQVVWVDGGNLGAAIARELEEG
- a CDS encoding alpha/beta fold hydrolase: MIDRKTVLVDGLVTSYLEAGHGDPVVLLHGGEFGASAELGWERNIDALAERYRVLAPDQLGFGQSAKVIDFVASRAMRIRHVARFCELLGVGTAHFVGNSMGAINLLTDATSAQPLLPVRSMVIICGGGEIQQNRHFEALQQYDASLTGMRSIVEALFYDAGYPADEEYVRRRFESSVAPGAWEAVAAARFRRPGAAPPAAPSSARAYERIKVPTLVVEGGNDKLLPAGWAAQIAAAIPGGRSVVVDRAGHCPQIEQPSVVNGLLLDFFAG
- a CDS encoding FAD-binding protein, yielding MTAAGTGTFDHVVDVLVVGSGGGGMTAALTADHAGLQTLVVEKSSHFGGSTALSGGGIWVPGAPAQRREGYAPSPEGVVEYLRHITEGLVSEARIRQYVTSAPQMLEFLEQLSPWLEFVWKPGYADYYPELPGGSALGSTINVPPIDLRELGADEQTLLQPLALAPKGIWLGPKELRSFYRIRQSWSGKGVLLKLITRMVRARVFNERMAAIGQSLAARLRLAMRDRGIPLWLDAPMAELLTDTGGSVTGAVVHRGGGVERIGARCGVVLATGGFDHDLAWRKEHQPAVEQDWSFGNPAAMGDGIRAGQQVGAAADLLDEAWWFPAMQWPDGRMQFMLNERMMPAQFIVNGAGKRFVNEAAPYMDFGHAMIDGQKCGVTHIPCWLITDHRSFNRYVIGGHLPIPKVPGAPVPTGRKIPPAWLESGVVKAATSWDELAAKIGVPAAALRQTASRFNELARSGHDDDFNRGDSVYDNYYGDPTLPNPNLYPLGDPPYYAFRIVLGDLGTSGGLRTDEYARVLRADDTVVPGLYAVGNTSAAVMGRSYAGAGATIGPAMTFGFVAAKHLAAHGATRTLDSPRR
- a CDS encoding serine hydrolase domain-containing protein, which codes for MTQQLRGSGPAVDAVIAGNWDRRFAGLADAFAEELTSGGELGASIAVDIDGEMVVDMWGGYADQARSKQWDQDTIVNVFSSTKNLTALAALILIDRGMLDPYAPVARYWPEFAANGKQHIEVRHVLSHTSGISGWEMPFVIEDVYDWAKSTSRLAAQQPWWEPGTASGYHVLTSGHLIGELIRRISGMALKEFVRTEIAEPLGVDVQIGARPEDDSRIAELVPPPPLDVPLDLVPEDQPMRKTFALLSPNSEAALIAQSTAWRRADIGSANGHANARSLARSLSPISLGGSGLGRGLLRPETIDLIFEEQANGIDLVLGMPARWGIGYALPNPEAVPDIPNGRICYWGGWGGSVVIMDLERRMTFAYAMNKMGQVTSAGSDRTVKYTRLVYEAAQATS
- a CDS encoding LLM class flavin-dependent oxidoreductase, which translates into the protein MKISLFYEFALPRPWQPDDERALLQECLDEVEAADRAGFSTVWLTEHHFLEEYCHSTAPEIFLAAASQRTKNIRLGFGIMHLPPAVNHPARVAERIATLDLLSNGRVEFGTGESSSVGELGGFNIDPADKRAQWEEALEVAIRCMIEEPFSGFKGNHVEMPARNVIPKPMQKPHPPVWVACTRPASVQMAAQKCIGALSFAYTGPGPLTERVNGYYKEFEESGVPVTPQINPNILAIGGDLSMMVAKTDEQALDRLGKGGGFFSFGIMHYYMTGVHTPGRTGVWDRYLEEVEKDPTLAYGPGRGAIGSPATVREFLRGYEESGVDEIILLLNPRSHEGTMESIELMGKEVLPEFIERDEKAVAEKKTRLAPVIEKVEARRPESTAPPFDEHYSFGGLPTGRGGKFTASEIPEAMAEINEGRVQAAQRLKEQQGK